A genome region from Triticum aestivum cultivar Chinese Spring chromosome 2B, IWGSC CS RefSeq v2.1, whole genome shotgun sequence includes the following:
- the LOC123045221 gene encoding probable protein phosphatase 2C 38, producing MVAVAAGRRPVLSRRRSGCGAGQQQLQHPQAQQQRMLAVAVAARVAAAKPAATEAALYGGGGGGDGCCVDFLVCLLRGLGVTPASAGPAQFKWAARPLRRKRNGGSSPSGASAEERRPELIRGAPGRIAGNGACASASLYTMQGKKGVNQDAMVVVENFGSKDGTIFCGVFDGHGPQGHLVSKMVRDLLPVKLSANIARDEYKELSNNTVTNGTTEGDAVQTVVEDTDATLGAVENGGYPEIFTALRTSFLRAFYVMDRDLKSHKNIDCLFSGTTAVTLIKQGQDLIIGNLGDSRAILATKDEDNHLFALQLTVDLKPSIPSEAARIRERKGRVFSLPNEPDVTRVWLPKYNSPGLAMARAFGDFCLKSYGVISVPDVSYHHITEKDEFVVLATDGVWDVLSNDDVVKIVSESTSEASAARLLVQTAHRTWRTRFPTAKVDDCAAVCLFLKTDLANKLSDSGTKDFGTNVELDGDKHFSTVKSSTVAPTDLATAFVTGNEWPVLSGDPMPATPTNLLTPTSAANQSMKG from the exons ATGGTGGCGGTcgcggctgggaggcggcccgTGCTCAGCCGCCGGCGGTCCGGCTGCGGTGCCGGCCAGCAGCAGCTGCAGCACCCGCAGGCGCAGCAGCAGCGGATGCTagcggtcgccgtcgccgcgcgcgtcGCCGCCGCGAAGCCTGCGGCCACGGAGGCCGCTTTgtacggcggtggtggcggcggcgacgggtgcTGCGTCGATTTTCTCGTTTGCCTGCTCCGGGGGCTCGGCGTCACCCCCGCAAGCGCGGGGCCTGCGCAGTTCAAGTGGGCCGCTCGACCGCTACGGCGGAAGCGGAACGGGGGTTCCTCGCCAAGCGGCGCCTCCGCCGAGGAAAGGCGTCCCGAGCTTATTAGGGGCGCGCCCGGACGCATCGCCGGCAACGGCGCCTGCGCTAGCGCCTCACTTTACACGATGCAGGGCAAGAAGGGGGTCAACCAGGACGCCATGGTTGTCGTGGAG AATTTTGGTTCGAAAGATGGTACCATCTTTTGTGGTGTTTTTGATGGCCATGGACCACAAGGCCATTTGGTTTCCAAGATGGTCAGAGATCTTCTCCCTGTGAAGTTGAGTGCAAATATAGCCAGGGATGAATACAAAGAGTTGTCAAATAACACTGTCACAAATGGGACAACTGAAGGAGATGCTGTGCAAACTGTGGTTGAAGATACTGATGCTACCCTTGGAGCTGTAGAGAATGGAGGGTACCCAGAAATCTTCACAGCATTGAGAACTTCATTCTTGAGGGCATTTTATGTAATGGACAGGGATTTGAAGTCACATAAAAATATTGATTGTCTGTTCAGTGGAACCACAGCAGTCACATTGATCAAGCAG GGGCAGGATCTTATAATCGGCAACTTGGGGGACTCTAGAGCTATATTGGCCACTAAAGATGAGGATAATCACCTTTTTGCTCTTCAACTGACAGTCGATCTCAAACCAAGCATCCCAA GTGAAGCGGCACGGATCAGGGAACGAAAGGGCAGAGTATTTTCTCTCCCAAACGAGCCAGATGTTACTCGTGTTTGGCTTCCGAAGTACAACTCCCCAGGGTTGGCCATGGCAAGAGCGTTTGGAGACTTCTGTCTAAAGAGTTATGGTGTAATTTCTGTTCCTGATGTTTCGTACCATCACATCACAGAAAAGGATGAGTTCGTTGTGTTGGCGACTGATGGG GTGTGGGATGTACTTTCAAACGATGACGTCGTTAAGATTGTCAGTGAATCCACTTCAGAGGCCTCAGCAGCAAGGCTTCTTGTCCAAACGGCTCACCGTACGTGGAGAACACGGTTTCCCACAGCAAAAGTTGATGACTGCGCCGCTGTCTGTCTATTCTTGAAAACAGATTTGGCAAATAAATTGTCCGATTCAGGAACCAAAGATTTCGGAACTAATGTGGAACTGGACGGTGATAAGCATTTCTCGACTGTCAAATCAAGCACCGTGGCTCCTACAGATCTTGCTACCGCATTCGTAACAGGTAACGAGTGGCCTGTCCTTAGCGGCGACCCAATGCCTGCCACTCCGACAAATTTGCTGACGCCTACTTCAGCTGCAAACCAAAGCATGAAAGGTTGA